The region CGGGCTCGATCAGCCGCTGCCGCTCCAATACGTCAACTGGATGACCGGCATTCTGACGCGCGGCGATTTCGGCCACAGCCTCTATTACAACAAGCCGGTTGCCGACGTCGTCGGCGAACGTCTGCCGCGCACGCTGGCGCTGGCCCTCGTCTGCCACATCCTTGCATCCGTCATCGGCATTGGTTTCGGCGTCATCGCCGCGACCCGGCAATATTCCTGGATCGACAGCCTGCTTTCGACCGTTTCCTTTCTGGGCATGACGGTACCGCGCTTCCTGATGGCGCTGATCATCGTCTATGTCCTCGTCTTTCATTTCAATGTCAGCGAGATCAACAGCTTCCATTCCGCCCGCTACGGCGGCGCGCCCTGGTCCTGGGGCAAATTCGTCGACCTCGTGAAGCACGTCTGGCCGGTGGTGGCGATCGCGACCTTCGGAGGGCTCGCCTACAATATGCGTGTCATGCGCGGCAACCTGCTCGACACGCTGAACGCGCAATATGTCGAGACCGCGCGCGCCAAGGGCCTGAGCGAAGGGGCGGTCGTCATGCGGCATGCCGTTCCGAACGCCCTGCACCCTCTCATCATGTATCAGGGCGTCGTGCTTCCGTACATGCTGACCGGCGAGATTGAGACGGCGATCATTTTCGCCCTTCCGACAGTGGGGCCCGCAATCGTCGGCTCCATGTGGGTGGGCGATGTCTACGTTACGGCGACCTTCATGCTGGTTCTCTCGGCAACGCTGATTGTCGGCAATATCATCGCCGACCTGCTGCTCGCCGCGCTCGATCCGCGCGTGCGCATGGGAGGAGGGGCCCACGCATGACCACAGAAGTCCACAGCACCGTTCCGGTTGCGATGCAGCCGGAGGAGAAGCATCACCAGGAGAGCTATACCGCGCTGGTGTGGCGGCGGTTGAAACGCTCCTGGACCGGCTTACTCGGCCTGATTCTCGTCGGCCTCTTGATTTTCATGGCGGTCTTTGCCGATTTCCTTTCGCCGGTCGATCCGAAGGCGACCGGCATCGCCTTCGCGCCGCCGCAGGCGCTCAGCATGCATGACAAGGACGGCAATTTCGTTTTCCCGCCGCGCAGCTACCCGGTGCGCGAGACGGAGGAACTCGATCCGATCACCTTCCAGCCGGTGGTTGGGCCGGACTATGACAACCCGCAGGTCCTAGGCTTCTTCGTCAAGGGAGCGCGATATAACCTCTTCGGTCTGATCCCGGCCGAACGCCATCTCTTCGGTGCCGTCGACGGCTCCGCGGTGCATTTCCTCGGCACAGACAAGTTCGGCCGCGACGTCCTTTCG is a window of Sinorhizobium numidicum DNA encoding:
- a CDS encoding ABC transporter permease, with amino-acid sequence MFRFLLVRIASAIPVLLVLSVVTFAIIQAPPGDYSDYIRSQLINQGGASFEEADAQAQAYRKEHGLDQPLPLQYVNWMTGILTRGDFGHSLYYNKPVADVVGERLPRTLALALVCHILASVIGIGFGVIAATRQYSWIDSLLSTVSFLGMTVPRFLMALIIVYVLVFHFNVSEINSFHSARYGGAPWSWGKFVDLVKHVWPVVAIATFGGLAYNMRVMRGNLLDTLNAQYVETARAKGLSEGAVVMRHAVPNALHPLIMYQGVVLPYMLTGEIETAIIFALPTVGPAIVGSMWVGDVYVTATFMLVLSATLIVGNIIADLLLAALDPRVRMGGGAHA